From one Takifugu rubripes chromosome 14, fTakRub1.2, whole genome shotgun sequence genomic stretch:
- the LOC101079684 gene encoding transforming growth factor beta activator LRRC32-like, which yields MVTHMFSRLLLLLSFSKGFTGLAKEQSWNNHSLHSLPLDLDVRLRRLDLSNSLIRQLHMLALPYLQQLNLSSNQLHLISEGAFENLTQLEELNLSRNELGNNLGSNTKALRSLGRLKTLDLSMNGLDGDAAELYLQNKSFLDHLKMTGNVLTRLSYKLFKQSKNLKSISIDDNLISVIQQGTFEPLRHLESLNLAQNNLVYICDFKLRQVKYLNLSRNSVEFFVTHEDEQLYMLEILDLSHNKLLYFPIIPKRNHLRYLHLQNNMIGSFKAEAAMVLEVNTLYRNIVRERTARKNNFHSSWRQMPVIFIDLSFNHFTSFPVETLSFLSSLETLNFSHNCLRKLMWNVRKDNSGRRRQLYFHALKNLDMQSNGLMQISPLFLNALIRLESLNLQDNAVQPCDPAGRLQNPQSRWQSLNASCVVFGKLTTLKRLNLKENHIQILHPNTFKETSLLTLNLAGNSHLTIQEGALEGLQNTLQSLVISEVYLSSNVSLPCMSALTYLNISNNVLDSLPGAFSCSPLKEIDIRNNRFVSLNRSMTLALSAELELMYISGNYFNCCDSEWLTVLHERKIKVPDINSTLCFTTNRNVVMADLLRPTSLDCTFHPEAREVHFGQLLVIVLFGTVILTVLIVVGRKVVCWFYAVTSPSLTQTFTVVFTQHKCSAMTK from the coding sequence CAGTCCTGGAACAACCACAGCCTCCATTCTCTCCCTCTGGATTTGGACGTAAGGCTGCGAAGGCTGGACCTGTCCAATAGCCTCATCAGACAGCTGCACATGCTCGCGTTGCCGTACTTGCAGCAGCTCAACCTGAGCTCCAACCAGCTGCATCTCATTTCTGAAGGGGCTTTTGAAAACCTTACGCAACTTGAGGAGTTGAATTTGTCTAGAAACGAACTCGGCAACAACCTTGGCAGCAACACAAAAGCCCTCCGATCCCTGGGCAGACTGAAGACTTTGGACTTATCAATGAACGGTTTAGACGGTGACGCAGCAGAGCTGTACCTTCAGAACAAATCTTTTCTTGATCATCTTAAGATGACCGGTAATGTTTTAACGAGACTTTCATACAAGCTGTTTAAGCAAAGTAAAAACCTGAAGTCCATTAGTATTGACGACAATCTGATATCAGTGATACAACAGGGGACATTTGAACCACTAAGACACCTGGAAAGTCTAAATTTGGCTCAAAATAACCTTGTATATATCTGTGATTTCAAACTGCGTCAAGTTAAATATCTGAATCTCAGTAGAAATTCGGTGGAGTTCTTTGTTACACATGAGGATGAACAGTTATATATGTTGGAAATTCTTGATCTGAGTCACAATAAGCTCCTGTACTTTCCCATCATTCCAAAAAGGAACCATTTGCGGTATCTTCATTTGCAGAATAACATGATTGGCAGCTTCAAAGCGGAGGCGGCCATGGTTTTGGAGGTCAACACTCTTTATCGTAACATCGTGAGGGAAAGAACAGCAAGAAAGAATAACTTCCATTCCAGTTGGAGGCAGATGCCAGTTATTTTTATTGACCTGAGCTTTAACCACTTTACTTCTTTCCCAGTGGAGACTCTGAGCTTTCTCTCATCCTTAGAGACGCTAAATTTCAGTCACAACTGTCTGCGCAAGCTCATGTGGAATGTCAGAAAAGATAACAGTGGACGCCGTCGGCAGCTTTATTTCCACGCCTTAAAGAACCTTGACATGCAGAGCAACGGGCTCATGCAGATTTCCCCACTCTTCCTCAACGCGCTCATACGGTTAGAAAGCTTGAATCTGCAAGACAATGCTGTGCAGCCATGTGACCCTGCCGGTCGCTTGCAAAACCCTCAGTCTCGTTGGCAGTCTTTGAACGCCTCCTGCGTTGTGTTTGGGAAGTTAACGACCCTTAAACGCCTCAATCTGAAAGAAAACCACATCCAAATTCTCCATCCAAACACCTTTAAAGAAACCTCTTTGCTCACTTTAAACCTTGCAGGAAACTCACATCTGACCATACAGGAAGGTGCCCTGGAGGGTTTGCAGAACACCCTTCAGTCGTTGGTCATCAGCGAGGTATACCTGAGCAGCAACGTCTCTTTACCCTGCATGTCAGCACTAACTTATCTGAACATATCCAACAATGTTTTGGACTCACTACCAGGCGCTTTCAGCTGCTCCCCTCTGAAAGAAATCGACATAAGGAATAACCGCTTTGTGTCTCTGAACCGTTCAATGACTCTTGCTTTGTCCGCGGAGCTTGAGCTCATGTACATCAGTGGGAACTACTTCAACTGCTGCGACAGCGAATGGCTGACCGTCCTCCACGAGAGGAAGATAAAGGtgcctgatatcaacagtactCTGTGTTTCACCACTAACAGAAATGTAGTGATGGCAGATCTTTTGAGACCAACGTCGCTGGATTGTACATTTCATCCAGAAGCACGCGAGGTTCATTTTGGGCAGTTGCTTgtcattgttttatttggaaCCGTAATATTAACAGTGCTGATTGTAGTCGGCAGGAAGGTGGTGTGCTGGTTCTACGCTGTGACCAGtccctcactcacacaaacCTTTACTGTAGTCTTCACCCAGCACAAATGTTCCGCAATGACCAAATGA
- the LOC101079459 gene encoding uncharacterized protein isoform X4: protein MTPQLRDFHHRTGALIESQRVKLIYQLFLLENARKTLERELINFTKKAYEDVQNFFSSSVPAVSFSDLVKTLDANLQAVEVLSAFAKEFSVGASTFKCFKKKSRLNAVEPFGWKRMAPVFGDGPALWDLLIGRSGSKAVRVFGATKLLQEPKLFLIPPRVFIQQDDRICSRCAVITVNSSSCIKEEEQEQAVAVEEKHTLGDVTFSPDGVQSPSAGPGRPRLLLPFTPTIFPQANIPASEKITQLSDCRNMEDGQMLHQKQTSPQLLCFLKAKAKDLGTLPARVWFEEHANVSSPPQLVSTSDEIQARQPKHVSDDAIDTEVPKQDVENQTRVFKVKHEESSGSLTYAYVTATTTELWDLGDIFTEASQELSDVRRVEDEACGNVEHEDMSSCVNPAEPVRESARGPPMPTVNGIAIPEFHIHRFGESEVVVSHIISPGNFFIQQADSITKLQALITHSWAAHYSYAEQSRIPDIGTKVMGWFPKQQQWSRAQVMKICGITEDTDPMNRGKSIKVEVKRLDHGDAACLSLQNITDMSPEMAALPLQALQVSLAHVGCVRAGGSMDPQRPTGHLFRRCLS, encoded by the exons ATGACTCCGCAGCTACGAGATTTCCATCACCGGACAGGTGCCTTGATAGAGAGCCAGAGGGTCAAGTTGATTTACCAACTGTTTTTGCTGGAGAATGCCCGAAAAACGCTGGAAAGAGAACTTATTAACTTCACCAAAAAG GCATATGAGGACGTTCAGAATTTCTTCAGTTCATCTGTTCCCGCTGTTTCATTCAGTGATCTTGTGAAGACTTTGGATGCAAACCTGCAAGCTGTTGAGGTGCTTTCTGCCTTTGCAAAAGAATTCTCAGTGG GGGCATccacttttaaatgttttaaaaagaagtCACGACTGAACGCGGTTGAACCGTTTGGGTGGAAAAGGATGGCACCTGTTTTCGGTGATGGCCCCGCATTGTGGGACTTGCTCATAGGCCGCTCTGGATCTAAAGCGGTGCGGGTATTTGGAGCGACAAAGCTTTTACAAGAGCCGAAACTATTCCTCATCCCACCACGTGTTTTCATTCAGCAGGATGATAGAATATGCAGCAGGTGTGCTGTTATCACTGTGAACTCGTCCTCTTGCATAAAAGAGGAAGAACAGGAACAAGCTGTTGCTGtagaagagaaacacacactgggCGACGTGACCTTTTCACCTGATGGTGTTCAGAGTCCCTCGGCTGGTCCAGGGAGACCACGTCTCCTGCTGCCTTTTACGCCGACAATTTTCCCACAAGCCAACATTCCCGCTTCAGAGAAAATAACCCAGCTTAGCGACTGTAGAAACATGGAAGATGGTCAGATGCTACACCAGAAACAAACATCACCTCAGCTGCTTTGCTTTCtcaaagctaaagctaaagatTTAGGCACATTACCGGCAAGGGTGTGGTTCGAAGAACACGCCAACGTGTCTAGTCCACCCCAGCTGGTTTCCACCTCCGACGAAATCCAGGCCCGCCAACCGAAACATGTCTCAGATGATGCGATTGACACAGAAGTGCCAAAGCAAGATGTCGAGAACCAAACCCGGGTCTTTAAAGTCAAGCATGAAGAATCCAGCGGCTCTCTGACTTATGCGTACGTaacggcaacaacaacagaattaTGGGATTTGGGAGACATCTTTACGGAAGCTTCGCAGGAGCTTTCAGACGTCAGACGCGTGGAAGATGAAGCATGTGGAAATGTCGAGCATGAGGATATGAGCTCCTGTGTGAATCCAGCAGAGCCCGTGCGCGAGAGCGCTCGTGGTCCCCCAATGCCCACAGTCAATGGAATCGCCATCCCCGAGTTCCACATCCACAGGTTCGGAGAAAGCGAAGTTGTTGTGTCTCACATCATTTCCCCAGGCAACTTCTTCATCCAgcaggctgactccatcaccaAGCTGCAGGCCCTGATCACACa CAGCTGGGCAGCACATTATTCATATGCTGAGCAGAGCAGAATTCCAGACATTGGAACCAAAGTCATGGGTTGGTttccaaagcagcagcagtggtccAGGGCTCAAGTAATGAAGATCTGTGGAATCACTGAAG ATACGGATCCCATGAATCGTGGAAAGTCTATCAAAGTGGAGGTGAAGCGGTTGGACCATGGTGACgccgcctgtctgtctctgcagaaCATCACTGACATGTCCCCAGAAATGGCAGCCCTCCCACTGCAGGCTTTACAGGTCTCTTTGGCACAC